The window AGGTGGAGGCAAATATAAACGTACCACACATTTCTGTGACTTGAGGCTGAGTTAAGCCAAATGTCACCCAGCTTTGGAAGTGCTAGCCTGGAGCAGACGTCCAAGGGACCAGTGATTTCTTTATGTTAGTAATTTTCTTCAGGgtttcaaaatatttcagataaatacatctgaaggacaccaggtcaggaagctttttttaaagaaggcacTGTGGCATGCTATGCTTACATTTTAATGCTTAGTTTTCCTTCTTGCTGCTATCTTCGTGGACGCCTTTGCTCTGACGATCATATTGTCCTGCTGTCTTCATCAAATCTAGTGGTGCTGAATTCTATCACTGAGTTCTGTATTTGTCTTTGCCAGAATCTTCTGCCACGGGAGCGAGAGAGAACAAGGCTAAACCTCTCCTTGCAAACACCTTTGAAGCATTTGTATATTGTTTGTCAACCTTCCAGGATATGTGCCTACTATAAAGGGTGAATATTTTTATcccaaaacaattaaaagcaaatataatCCCTACTTTTTTTGTTGTCATCTAGCATCTCTATTGACTACCCATGTTCTGTGCATGAATTTGGTAAAGCTCTCCCAATTTTCTCTTCCTCACTAGGCACCTCTTTTGATTGCCATCCTACACACACACCAGGCTCAAATCCCCATTTTGGAAGAACATCAGCCTGGAACTGGCTATAGTTGCGTCCAGCAAGAGGCCCTAGAATTGGGTCTATCACGTTTCCAATTTCTTTCTTTGTGGCCCCGGTGCAGGTTTTGGCTTTTTCTCTGCAATCTTGGAGGCCTGCAGCCTATCTGTgatttcctccccttcccttccttagAATCCAGAGTGTGATTCAATCCTCCGAAAATCCAGCAGGCACAAGATGCAGCCCCAGTTTTGGGGGTGTGCTGCAGCACCCCCAGTGGCTGTTCTGCCACTTTGCACCCATGCACTGCGTCCTTTGCTCACTCCTTCAGAAGACCACCTCGGAGTTGCTCCTGATGCTTCTGGGGTTTTCATTGGGAGtgccaactcccccccccccccagcaccgGAGCGTGTCTGGCATCTCAGCCTGGCCTCATCTGTGCAGCCTTTTTTGGCTCCCCCCTTGGCCCTCCCTGGACTGGCTCCCATCCAGGGCTttgactcccccacccccagagatGCCAGCAGAAACAGGTGCAGCCATCCCTTGATCTAGCTCTGCAGCCCCCTCCTCTCAAAAGCCCAGGGAAGCAAATGGGTCCTGTGCATCCAATGGATTTGGCTCCCATCCTTTGCCCTCCTTGAAACTTTCTATCCAGGGATGTGAACCGGCTCCACTGCCTCTTTGCAACCTCCTGCCTCATAGCTGTGGGGGCAAGGAAAGGACCAATGGTTGGGGGAGCCTCCCTACAACCTCCCCTCCCAAGTGCCCCAGGCTATTTGTGACCTGCAGGATCTcctgcccaccttccccagaagacCCGCCTCTGGATGAAGTGCTGCGTGGCAATGGCTTGAAAGGGGTCCCCAAAATCCAGGCTGCTCAGAAGAAGAACTTGAGGTTCATTGCTAGGTAAGAAGGTTCAAACGTGCCTTACTCAGCTTGGAACACTTTGACCAGCTTCTCAgctaaaattgtttttgtttactgTAAAATGTTTAAATCCCACCCCAGGAATCTTCTAGTTGGATTGAACCGTTGTCTGCAGCTTTCTCAAAGGTAGTTTGGGGGAGAAGTTCTAGACTGAGGATGGGCGAAGTTCCTCTCGTTGCCTCATGCGACCCAATGCAGAAGTTCAGAGAGGAACACAGCTTGCCTGGAAGTGCACAGATGTGGGAGAAAGGCCCAAAGGACGAAGAAAAGCCTACCTAAGGACCATTCTAGAGTTCCTGAAAGCCTTGACTTGATCGTGCATATTCTGCAGACACATATCGGCATATGTGCAAGTATGTGAGATGGTTGATACCTAAAATACCTCCCCCCCACCAGTTTTGGCTTAGGAGATACGAAATACCAAGGCCTATTTACAGCCTCTGCCTTTTGGGGGACGGATCAGGTTGCAGGGCCTGCAGCCGCTGCCAAAAGCTGCTTTCTCTCAGTTCCACCCGATGCCCATAGCTGGAGCTGGAGCTCCGAGGAAGACAGCGGTGCCTGCGTGGGGAGCCAGCCAAGTAGCTTTCTAGAGAAGCGCTAGGCTTTGCCACACGCCGCCCTCCCTCCTGGTATCTCTGATGGTTTGGAAAAAGGTGGGTGAGGGACCAGGTGCTGGGAACTCCCAGGGGTCTTTATTACAATCTGGGTCTTTTTCCAGAGTCAGGGAGATGTTTGGGTGGGCGGCTCCCCTCAAAGTCTGCATGGATTGGAGTGGGGACCCCCCTTGCTTGCCAAGGCTACAACATGTCCCGGGCACCGGCTTGGTCCTCAaaacactcctcctcctcctgttctgcAAACACGGTAAGATGAGGGAAGGTCTCTCTTCCCTTCTGCCTTGttttcgtgtgtgtgtgcgtgcacgcgtgtgtgtgtgtcttttctctttttggcTAGAATGCACTTGTTGCCAGATCTTGAATTTCCAGAGGAAGAGGATATGTATCCTTATGTTTCTTACATTAATCCAATCTTCCTTTTGCAACAAACAAGCTCTAGTGTGGTCAAAAGAGCATTACAATCCTCCAGGTACGAGGGCTCTCCCCGTATCTGTGGAACCtagatcccccctcccccatgctcCCAAGAATGGCAAAAGTGCACAAAATCTTGGAGGGAGGGTGCTGGGGCTGTGGAAACCAGTTAGCTGGTGCAGAGGAGAGACGTGCCAACCTAGGCTGGGGGTCAGAGGAGGGTCCTGGCTGGAGGTAATCTTCCCAGGGACCGTTCTGCATTTCAGGCAAATGGCGAGGACGTGGGTGTTTTCTCTTTTAGGATGGTTCTGCTGTTGTTTGGGGGTTCTGCTTGTATGCTTTGagttctttgtgtgtgtgcttgaTAGCTCCCAGGACAAGGATGGTGCAGAAACGATTGTGCTGGTGGTGGTGAGAATCCAACAACACTCACAAAGGCATTTTTGCAGAGGTTTTCTCAAACATACCCCTGCACAGCTGCACACATTACATAAATGTGGACAGTGAATTTGGCCACTAAGTGCCCTCTCCAGAGTCAAAAACTCCAATAAAAGCTGTACATTCTGTAGCAGTGGAAATATAAAGGTAGCCACAAACAAAATAATATCAAAGATGTAAAAATAGCATCACACTAGACTATTTCCCTGAGCAGTGGGAGGTGAGCTCAGACACCTGCGGGCAAGAAAGTGcctggtgggtggggtggggtggagtgggaGGTGCTGTGTGTTTCCTGGAAGCCTTTGTTGCAGGAGGGGCATGGGGCGCCTGAGCACTGTGCACTCGTCAAGGGTGCTTTTGGTTTCCACCCCACAGTGCAAGCCCACTGTAGGATCCTGCGCTGCAACTCGGAATATGTGGCTTCCACCCTCCACCTGCGGGGTCCCGACAAGAGCGCAGCCTACTGCCTGGCCCTGCGAGCCTACGCCCGCTGCACCCGCCACACGGCCCGCACCTGCCGCGGGGACCTGGCCTTCCACTTGGCTGTCCACGGCATTGAGGACCTCATGGCCCAGCACAACTGCTCCAAGGAGGGGCCCAGTCCAGCACCCCGAGCGCCCCGTCCCCCTGGGGCCAGTACCCCAGACGTCTGTGACTACAAGAAGGCCTTTGCCCACAAGCATGGCAGGCCGCCCACCTACCAGCACTGTGCTTCCTTTGGGGACCCCCACGTGCGGACCTTCAGTGATGAATTCCACACCTGCCGCGTGGAGGGCTCCTGGCCGCTGCTTGACAACCACTACTTGTTTGCCCAGGCCACCAATTCCCCTGTGGCCAAAGGATCAAACGCCACAGCCACTAGCAAGGTGACCTGGAGGCCCCTGCTGCTCTGAAAAGCGGGGATGGGAAAAGGGGCACCTGGGCGGGTCAAGGTGATGACAAGCCCAGGAGGCCAGCAGGGAATGGCTCGAGGGAGTTGGGGCTTGGCCCTGCAGTTTAAACAATTCTTCAAGTAGCTGAATtaggagacacccccccccccggggTAAAGTCCAGGAGACCCAAGGGTGGGGATTGGGCCTCCCCCTCTGGAAAGTCCCGGTGGTCTTGTCCCAGCCCAACATCCCCGTCTGGCTCGAGGAGGGAGCGGCTCTACGGCTGCCCGCCCCCCCCAGCTGACGGTGGGGCGCGGTGCTTCCTCTGCCTCCAGGCAGCCCCTCGTTTCCCAGGGGGCCAAAGGCTGGGACCACGGTAGGGGGCTGAGGTGCATCCTAGCCAAGGGGTCCAGGCCAGGCAAGATGCAGGAGGAAGAGGGCTGGAGCCGGACCGCAGGGCCAGGGAACGGGCGTCGAGGACAAGAGGCTGCTCACTTTGCTGAACGGGAGGGGCGGAGGGAAGCCCCACCCCCGTGAGGCGAAGCGCGGCTCCGCCAGGTCGCCAGGCTCCCGGGGGAACGCGTGCCTTGGGCCCCCGGCGCTCCTGACCGCCCTTCTCTTCCCAGATCACCATCATATTCAAAAACATGAGGGAGTGCATCGAGCAGAAGGTCTACCAAGCCGAAGCAGACAGCCTCCCGGCGGCTTTTCAGGACGGCTCGGTGAACGGGGGCGAGCGGCCCGGCGGGGACAGCCTGAGCATCCTCGAGCGCGTTCCCGGGCAGCACGTGGAGATCCGGGCGGCTTACATCGGCACCACCATCGCGGTGCGCCGGGCGGGGAGCCGGCTGTCCTTCTCTGTCCGAGCGGCCGAGGAGGTGGCCCGCTCCTTCACCGAGGAGCAGGACCTCCAGCTGTGCGTGGGCGGCTGCCCTCCCAGCCAGCGCATCGCCCGGCACGAAGGCTGCTGCGGCGGCGGCAGAGGCGCCGTCGCCACCGAGGAGGCCCACCGGCTGTGCAAGGAGGAACTGCCGGTGGAGGACATCTACTTCCACTCGTGCGTCTTCGACGTGGTGGCCTCCGGGGACAGCAACTTCACCCTCGCGGCGCGTGGCGCCCTGGAAGACGCCAGGGCCTTCCACCCGGACGCCAGGAAGCTTCACCTCTTCCGGCGGGACGCTGCCTGCCACCAGACCGCCGGCTCCCTTCTCCGCCTCGCCTCCCTGGCCGTCCTCCTGCTTTTCCCCTAGGAGATCTGAACTCGCCTCGCAGCAGCGGCGCTGCCGAGGAGCATCCTCCTCCAGAGGCAGAAGCGGGCTCGCCGTGGGTTGGCGGTGAGGAGCGGACGGTGGAACGAGCGGAGGAGCAGTCGCGCATCGCCTGGAGGCCTCTTCGGGGGAGCCTCTGCAAGCCAGGAGAGgtcgggggtggggtgggggcgcttctgcagactcagctctGTAGACTGCGGCAACTGGAGCGGCTGGGAAGCTGGTGACTGGGAAAatgccagtgtttttttttaaggaatgtttAATATATTAAGTGGAAGACTTTGAGGAGAAGGGCTTGGTCTCCCCTGCGCTGTTGCGTtgcagttctttttttcctgggggcGGCAAGAGGGCCCctccagaaagggaaggttgggaaAGAAACCTCACCTAGAAGGATCGTTTATCCCTGGAAAACTCGTGGAGGTCGAGGTTTTCTTCAGCCACAAGAATGCCCCGAAGGCATTCGCTCTCATTTTTCTTGAAACAGGAAAGCGGAAGCGCCTTTCTTTCCTGGGGTAACAAAGGACAGAAATTCACTGGGGCCTTTACCCGTGCGTGAGAATACAGTCAGGGATTGCCTGCTCCCTCCCAGCGCCCCGCCAAGAGCTCGGGTTAATCTGCTGCCGGCGCTGGGCATCTATTTTTGCAGCCGCCCCGGCCCGGTTTCCTGTCATCTGTTTCTCATGTAGTTTTTCTGCTTTGCAACAGGTGACGCTCAAAATAACTGAGCTGGCCTTCCCCCAGCAGGGCAAAGACCAAGTCGGTGGGGGGAGAGCGGAGGCCTTTGTGCTGATACTTCCCCCCAGTCCCTGGCTGGGACCCAACTGGGGCGCCCCCTTGTGGCGGCTTGGTGCGTCCCCCGCCTGTCCCAGAAGGGCCCCTTCCAGGAAAGAGTTAGCTGCGGGGAGAGGGGGGGCGTTCAGCAGAAGCGGGTGGGAGGGCTGGGCGAGGAACATCAGGGCTCCCAGGCCTCCCCGAAGAAcatgccccccgccccccaccctgGCCCCTGGAAAGAGCAGCTGTGCCTCTTGCTGCCACTGGAGGTCGCCCAAAGCTAAAATTCGCTGCTGGAATGTCCTCTCTGCTTTGGGTTGGGTTGTTAGAAAAAGGGCCGTTTGTTCAGTTCAGGAGCAGTGTTTTCAAACGCTTGGGGGCGTATGGTTGCCGGCACACCCCCACACCCAGAGGGCGGCCTTGTGCTTCTGTGTCCATTGTGAGAACTCAATGGCAGGCTTCTGTGCCGTATTTTCGTCCACGGATTCGTGGCTACAGTGGTGCTACCTGGACCATTCCAATCAGgtcaggaggaaggaagggaatgccCGGCTCAGAACTAGCACCAGATTTTGGCTCAGGCACT of the Candoia aspera isolate rCanAsp1 chromosome 17, rCanAsp1.hap2, whole genome shotgun sequence genome contains:
- the HJV gene encoding hemojuvelin isoform X2, producing the protein MCKVREMFGWAAPLKVCMDWSGDPPCLPRLQHVPGTGLVLKTLLLLLFCKHVQAHCRILRCNSEYVASTLHLRGPDKSAAYCLALRAYARCTRHTARTCRGDLAFHLAVHGIEDLMAQHNCSKEGPSPAPRAPRPPGASTPDVCDYKKAFAHKHGRPPTYQHCASFGDPHVRTFSDEFHTCRVEGSWPLLDNHYLFAQATNSPVAKGSNATATSKITIIFKNMRECIEQKVYQAEADSLPAAFQDGSVNGGERPGGDSLSILERVPGQHVEIRAAYIGTTIAVRRAGSRLSFSVRAAEEVARSFTEEQDLQLCVGGCPPSQRIARHEGCCGGGRGAVATEEAHRLCKEELPVEDIYFHSCVFDVVASGDSNFTLAARGALEDARAFHPDARKLHLFRRDAACHQTAGSLLRLASLAVLLLFP
- the HJV gene encoding hemojuvelin isoform X1 codes for the protein MVWKKVGEGPGAGNSQGSLLQSGSFSRVREMFGWAAPLKVCMDWSGDPPCLPRLQHVPGTGLVLKTLLLLLFCKHVQAHCRILRCNSEYVASTLHLRGPDKSAAYCLALRAYARCTRHTARTCRGDLAFHLAVHGIEDLMAQHNCSKEGPSPAPRAPRPPGASTPDVCDYKKAFAHKHGRPPTYQHCASFGDPHVRTFSDEFHTCRVEGSWPLLDNHYLFAQATNSPVAKGSNATATSKITIIFKNMRECIEQKVYQAEADSLPAAFQDGSVNGGERPGGDSLSILERVPGQHVEIRAAYIGTTIAVRRAGSRLSFSVRAAEEVARSFTEEQDLQLCVGGCPPSQRIARHEGCCGGGRGAVATEEAHRLCKEELPVEDIYFHSCVFDVVASGDSNFTLAARGALEDARAFHPDARKLHLFRRDAACHQTAGSLLRLASLAVLLLFP